One genomic window of Cannabis sativa cultivar Pink pepper isolate KNU-18-1 chromosome 2, ASM2916894v1, whole genome shotgun sequence includes the following:
- the LOC115719702 gene encoding peptidyl-prolyl cis-trans isomerase CYP71 isoform X1: MEDPQNVNGTSLAEMTETEDDVTVVPPPRARPKRPLQFEHAYLDALPSANMYEKSYMHRDVVTHVDVSSAEFIITGSADGHLKFWKKKAVGVEFAKHFRSHLGPIEGLSVSSDGLLCCTISNDHAVKIYDVVNYDMMVMIRLSFTPGAVEWVYKQGDAKARLAVSDRNSRYVHIFDAWSGSNEAIISKEVHLEPVKVMKYNQVFDTVISADTKGMIEYWSPVTLQFPDDKVKFRFKSDTNLYEIIKCKTTVSSIEVSPDGKQFSITSPDRRIRVFWFETGKLRRVYNESLEVAQDVQRSDVPLYRLEAIDFGRRMAVEREIEKTESAPPPNAIFDESSNFLIYATLMGIKVVNLHTNKVARILGKVENNDRFLRIALYQGDRSSKKVRKIPAAAANANESKDPLTDPTLVCCAFKKHRIYLFSRREPEEPEDATKGRDVFNEKPPADELLAVSDIGKSATTSLPENVIMHTTMGDVHMKLYPEECPKTVENFTTHCRNGYYDNLIFHRVIKGFMIQTGDPLGDGTGGQSIWGREFEDEFHKSLRHDRPFTVSMANAGPNSNGSQFFITTVATPWLDNKHTVFGRVIKGMDVIQGIEKVKTDKSDKPYQDVKILNVTVPKS, from the exons ATGGAAGATCCTCAGAACGTCAATGGAACATCTTTGGCTGAAATGACGGAGACCGAAGACGATGTCACAGTCGTTCCACCTCCCAGAGCTCGCCCCAAGCGTCCTCTCCAGTTCGAACATGCCTACCTCGACGCACTTCCTTCCGCCAACAT gtaTGAGAAAAGTTATATGCACCGTGATGTGGTTACGCATGTTGATGTGTCCTCTGCTGAATTCATCATTACTGGAAGTGCTGATG GACATTTAAAGTTTTGGAAGAAAAAGGCTGTCGGTGTTGAGTTTGCCAAGCATTTCCGATCCCACCTTGGTCCAATTGAAGGCTTATCT GTTAGTTCTGATGGTTTGCTTTGCTGTACAATTTCAAACGATCATGCTGTCAAGATATACGACGTAGTCAACTACGATATGATGGTGATGATTCGCCTCTCCTTTACTCCTGGTGCTGTCGAGTGGGTCTACAAACAAGGAGATGCAAAAGCAAGGCTTGCTGTTAGTGATCGAAATTCAAGATATGTACACATATTTGATGCATGGTCTGGTTCAAATGAAGCTATCATTTCCAAAGAG GTACACTTGGAACCTGTGAAAGTTATGAAGTACAATCAAGTATTTGATACAGTAATTTCAGCTGACACTAAAGGAATGATTGAGTATTGGAGTCCTGTCACATTGCAGTTCCCTGATGATAA GGTCAAGTTTAGATTCAAAAGTGACACTAATCTCTATGAAATTATAAAGTGCAAAACTACTGTCTCTTCAATTGAG GTGAGCCCCGATGGTAAGCAATTTTCAATTACGTCGCCGGATCGACGGATACGTGTGTTTTGGTTTGAAACGGGTAAACTAAGACGCGTATATAATGAATCTCTTGAG GTGGCCCAAGATGTTCAGAGAAGTGATGTGCCTTTATACCGACTAGAAGCTATTGACTTTGGGCGAAGAATGGCCGTTGAGAGGGAGATTGAAAAAACAGAAAGTGCCCCACCGCCAAATGCAATTTTTGACGAAAGctcaaattttcttatttatgcAACCCTGATGGGGATAAAA GTGGTAAATCTACACACCAATAAAGTGGCTCGAATACTTGGAAAGGTGGAGAACAATGATAGGTTCTTGAGGATTGCCTTATATCAAGGTGATCGAAGCAGTAAAAAAGTTCGAAAAATTCCCGCAGCTGCAGCAAATGCAAATGAAAGCAAAGATCCTTTGACAGATCCTACTCTTGTATGCTGTGCTTTCAAGAAGCACAGAATTTATCTATTCAG TCGGAGAGAACCTGAGGAACCTGAAGATGCAACTAAAGGAAGAGACGTGTTCAATGAAAAACCACCTGCTGATGAACTTTTGGCTGTATCGGATATTGGCAAGTCTGCCACAACATCTCTTCCCGAAAATGTG ATTATGCATACCACGATGGGTGATGTACATATGAAATTATATCCCGAGGAATGTCCAAAAACCGTGGAGAACTTCACTACTCACTGTCGGAATGGCTATTACGATAATCTTATCTTTCACCGGGTCATCAAAGGCTTCATGATACAAACTGGAGATCCTTTAGGAGATGGCACTGGTGGTCAATCTATTTGGGGTAGAGAGTTTGAAGATGAATTTCACAAGAG TTTGCGACATGACCGACCGTTCACAGTATCCATGGCTAACGCAGGACCCAATTCAAATGGATCTCAATTCTTTATCACCACAGTGGCTACCCCTTGGCTGGATAACAAGCATACCGTTTTCGGCAGAGTTATAAAGGGAATGGATGTTATACAG GGTATAGAGAAAGTGAAGACAGACAAATCGGACAAACCCTACCAAGATGTAAAAATCCTTAATGTGACCGTCCCCAAGTCTTAG
- the LOC115719702 gene encoding peptidyl-prolyl cis-trans isomerase CYP71 isoform X2, whose product MQVSSDGLLCCTISNDHAVKIYDVVNYDMMVMIRLSFTPGAVEWVYKQGDAKARLAVSDRNSRYVHIFDAWSGSNEAIISKEVHLEPVKVMKYNQVFDTVISADTKGMIEYWSPVTLQFPDDKVKFRFKSDTNLYEIIKCKTTVSSIEVSPDGKQFSITSPDRRIRVFWFETGKLRRVYNESLEVAQDVQRSDVPLYRLEAIDFGRRMAVEREIEKTESAPPPNAIFDESSNFLIYATLMGIKVVNLHTNKVARILGKVENNDRFLRIALYQGDRSSKKVRKIPAAAANANESKDPLTDPTLVCCAFKKHRIYLFSRREPEEPEDATKGRDVFNEKPPADELLAVSDIGKSATTSLPENVIMHTTMGDVHMKLYPEECPKTVENFTTHCRNGYYDNLIFHRVIKGFMIQTGDPLGDGTGGQSIWGREFEDEFHKSLRHDRPFTVSMANAGPNSNGSQFFITTVATPWLDNKHTVFGRVIKGMDVIQGIEKVKTDKSDKPYQDVKILNVTVPKS is encoded by the exons ATGCAGGTTAGTTCTGATGGTTTGCTTTGCTGTACAATTTCAAACGATCATGCTGTCAAGATATACGACGTAGTCAACTACGATATGATGGTGATGATTCGCCTCTCCTTTACTCCTGGTGCTGTCGAGTGGGTCTACAAACAAGGAGATGCAAAAGCAAGGCTTGCTGTTAGTGATCGAAATTCAAGATATGTACACATATTTGATGCATGGTCTGGTTCAAATGAAGCTATCATTTCCAAAGAG GTACACTTGGAACCTGTGAAAGTTATGAAGTACAATCAAGTATTTGATACAGTAATTTCAGCTGACACTAAAGGAATGATTGAGTATTGGAGTCCTGTCACATTGCAGTTCCCTGATGATAA GGTCAAGTTTAGATTCAAAAGTGACACTAATCTCTATGAAATTATAAAGTGCAAAACTACTGTCTCTTCAATTGAG GTGAGCCCCGATGGTAAGCAATTTTCAATTACGTCGCCGGATCGACGGATACGTGTGTTTTGGTTTGAAACGGGTAAACTAAGACGCGTATATAATGAATCTCTTGAG GTGGCCCAAGATGTTCAGAGAAGTGATGTGCCTTTATACCGACTAGAAGCTATTGACTTTGGGCGAAGAATGGCCGTTGAGAGGGAGATTGAAAAAACAGAAAGTGCCCCACCGCCAAATGCAATTTTTGACGAAAGctcaaattttcttatttatgcAACCCTGATGGGGATAAAA GTGGTAAATCTACACACCAATAAAGTGGCTCGAATACTTGGAAAGGTGGAGAACAATGATAGGTTCTTGAGGATTGCCTTATATCAAGGTGATCGAAGCAGTAAAAAAGTTCGAAAAATTCCCGCAGCTGCAGCAAATGCAAATGAAAGCAAAGATCCTTTGACAGATCCTACTCTTGTATGCTGTGCTTTCAAGAAGCACAGAATTTATCTATTCAG TCGGAGAGAACCTGAGGAACCTGAAGATGCAACTAAAGGAAGAGACGTGTTCAATGAAAAACCACCTGCTGATGAACTTTTGGCTGTATCGGATATTGGCAAGTCTGCCACAACATCTCTTCCCGAAAATGTG ATTATGCATACCACGATGGGTGATGTACATATGAAATTATATCCCGAGGAATGTCCAAAAACCGTGGAGAACTTCACTACTCACTGTCGGAATGGCTATTACGATAATCTTATCTTTCACCGGGTCATCAAAGGCTTCATGATACAAACTGGAGATCCTTTAGGAGATGGCACTGGTGGTCAATCTATTTGGGGTAGAGAGTTTGAAGATGAATTTCACAAGAG TTTGCGACATGACCGACCGTTCACAGTATCCATGGCTAACGCAGGACCCAATTCAAATGGATCTCAATTCTTTATCACCACAGTGGCTACCCCTTGGCTGGATAACAAGCATACCGTTTTCGGCAGAGTTATAAAGGGAATGGATGTTATACAG GGTATAGAGAAAGTGAAGACAGACAAATCGGACAAACCCTACCAAGATGTAAAAATCCTTAATGTGACCGTCCCCAAGTCTTAG